In Hippoglossus hippoglossus isolate fHipHip1 chromosome 19, fHipHip1.pri, whole genome shotgun sequence, the DNA window ACACCGGAAATCCATGGTGCGAGGACAGGAAGCGGGTGTAGCCGTCTGCCAGCAGCAGCTCGTGGAAGGTGCAGTCAGCCTCTGTGTGGTGCATCTGAAAAGTGACAATAGACGGCTGTCAGCGAATGGCTAGAATGACTTCAGGATGTCAAAGCTGTTCTTTGCTGACTGTACCTGTCCCCTCAGACGGCCTCCGCTGTCCACACAGAGGAACAGGGACGATGACAGTCCCTTGATGACTACGTGGCCTGGTCTGATAgatttcagctgcagcacacctggaaacacagaaacatgaatgGGCGGGTCGTCTTCaggaatctcctgctgctctcaaTTTTCTGGGCCTCAAAGGATCCGGTGTATTGCGTTTATGTATCCGAAAAATGTATCCTTTGCTGCCTGTTGCCTTTGATACTCACTGTAAAATGTCTGAACTTCACTTCCTGACACTCTGCCGTCCTGGGTCATCTGGAGATACATGCCTCTCCTGTGGTTATCTGAGACACGAAGAAAAAGGGGATGACAGAAATCAGCATAATGAAGAAGCAACATTGTGGCATCAATATCCCGTATTTGCATTAAATCTGTCACTAAATTTGTAATTGTcaatgtcacatttatttttgtacagcAAATTTAACTTGGTTGAGCAAAGTTCTTTACAAAGTAAAAAGGTAAAACAAGAAACCAGCAATACGCAATATATCATACTACTAatgataaaagaataaaataaaaagttgtaTAAATACCTGTGTAGAGATGCACTTCTCTCACTTGATTATTAAAGGACAAAAGGGGGTTGGAGTCAGGGAGATAAAACGCCCGAGAGGACGGAAGTAGAATGATAGAGAGGAAAGAGCACAGGTAAGAGAAAGGTGTTTGTGAAAAGGTAACCATTTGGAACCTCTTTCGAAAGAAGATAAAtaaggaataaatacaaaaaaataacttaaaaagggtccaaaaaatattaaataatatatataattataaataataaatataaaaaatactcaGCCAACAACTTCTTTCCCTTCAAACTCTGAACAAGTGCAAGTGTTGGGTCCTTATAAAGGAGTTGGGAGAAGGAGGTCCCACTTCATGAGAGCAACATATGAGTCAGACGTTTCTACGTGATTGAACTGGGATTTAATGCTGAGAGGAAGACCTGTGCTTTCACTCTATGTATGGGCTTCTTCCGTGTCGTGTACAGTCACTGTTGCTCATAAAGTCGGGGTTTCTCGACACCCACGGGTGCAGGTGGGTTTGAATTCTTCCGAGCCCGCGACTCCAATCCTTTACTCTCTTTTGGCAGATTATTTTGACATTGAACTCTGAgcaacagtttgtgtttatgaaaaATGGGTTTCCCTCTTATAGTATACACAAACTCCAGGGTCACGGTTTGTTTGGTTCCCATTTTTGGCAAACGAATGTCAAGAATATTCCTCCTATTACTGAATTCTGTTTTTTTactattctatttttatttcaccattttGTGCTTTGTTCCCAAAGGCAACAAACCAAATATCAGAAATCCTCCTTTGTTGTTTCCGGACAAAACAGGTTGCAGAAACCAAGGAATCCCCGCCATGTGTGCTTGcacttcaaaaacacacacatttctcaaCGTAACACAAACACCTCTCTCTGCGTCATGCACTGAACACATTCTTACAACAATTACGAGAGGAAGCGACAAGTTCTTTTTAGTGGTGTTTATCTTAAGTTGattgatagtgtgtgtgtgtgtgtctgtgtgtgtgtgtgttcgggaATGATGGGAATAGTGGGTGATTCCTAAAGAAGAGGCATGTTTACTGGACTGCAGCTGTGCAGTCACCAGACAGGCCCCGACTTCAGCTTGTGCTTTCCGGTGACGAAACGTGGTGTGTCCCCCCCGAGAAGCTTTACTTTGCCTTTAAAGTGCATCACCCCCGAGAAGCTTTACTTTGCCTTTAAAGTGCATCACCCCCGAGAAGCTTTACTTTGCCTTTAAAGTGCATCACCCCGTCTGATTCACACCAGCAGCGTAATGGTCCAAAAATTAAATCCCCTCCTCATGGCTCACCTGCCAATCAAAACAGAGTAAATACATACTTAGATCTATACAATTATTCACAACTCTGTCTGGAGAATAAAGTGATAAATAGATTCCTTAATCGTCCAATCTCCTTACAATGTATAGATCGTTGATATATTTCATGATGTTgggaaattatatatatatatatatatatatatatatatatatatatagaaatgcAGTTagaaacactgtaaaatattcctcactatatatatattgtgtttattatatGATTCTCACTGTCTGCCACATGTCGACCCTCCACTGTTACTGAAGGGAACCTGAGCAAAAACTAtactattaataatattatatgaAGCTGAATCAATTCCATGCGATTAATAGAAATGGGATACAGTACGTAAAGATGAAACTCAGCCAGGAGAGGGCGCTCTCCTGTTTATTCTCTTAGCCTCTGCTGGTATAGTTGCACAGTTTAAGTAGTTCCATCACTGCCACTGCCACTGTGTTAAAGAAACATAATGCAAAAAAATACtaattgaaatgttttaattcataTTATCTCCttcttattttcattatgaCTCCACAGATTAAGgatatgtgtgaaaacagcctaTATATCAGTTTATATCATTTATCAGTtataaattcaatttattttgtcaaatttcttttatattttacctGTTTTagaatttacaaaaaaacactggTACTATTAATAACCTTGGTCATGCCTAAATGTGTAGCTTTGgggtttcctcttcctgtcttgGCTCATCTCCAGTCCTTTGGTGCTCAATTCACCGTCGCCTGTGCAAAATCACCAACTATACAAAGACACTGAGTTTATGCCATTTttatgtgtatttccatgtttCACGTAAATGTGCAATTTCGTCAggggtgaaataaataaatccctaCTCTGTAGCATAATagaacaaaatattaaaagaatgCATTACACATAACTAAAGCATTTGCACTACAGGACCACATAGCACCTCtctaagccccccccccccctcccctccccatcTCACTCCTTTCATGCCCTGTCTTGTGGTATCTTAGTAACAGTATGCTCCTTAGCTCTCTGCATTCAAGCTACCAAAGCTGACAGTTTGAGGATAAACTCggcatttacattttaatggcTCATATCCTCACAGACGACTGAGAGCCCAGTTACTCACACTCACCTGTGAGCGCTCGGTGTGAAAGGGAAAGCCGCGAAAAACAAAACTCCTTCAGTAGCATTTTAcaggtatgttttttttttttaattacagcttttacaatcattatcattattgttcATCATATTATATTCAATCATCATCACTACTATCCaataatatgaatttaaatcatCATAgcacaatttgtttttgttttttctcaaaatGTACACATACAAGTAGCATATCTTAAATGTCCGTAATTTAAAACGTATTTCCTTTTGTCAACCTAAAATGAAATTACAGTCAGTCTTAAAACTAAGTATGAAATGAACGTACAgtttaatacacacacacacacatacatactgtacatacatacatacatacatacgatAGCAGTTATCatacaaaatgataaaaataaaatacacacgtTTTACAAAGTCCTGACCCAAGCTTCCACATCATTAGATGATTGATATCATGGCGTTCACTCTAAAATGGTTGATTTTGGCATGCATATTAACACAAATGCttcaatctttttattttttttttcctagtTTGAACAGGAGTTTGTCATAAAGCACTTTGCTAATTGTCTCATTGTCTGACCTATTCACATTTGTGCATCTCATGTCTGTTATGGCTTAAGAACATACATCTCATTTATCCTTtatacacttacacacattcTCCCCCTTGGACCTCCCTCTCCCCCCGGACTCCCTACTGTGTTACGTTACTAGGCAGAGTATGTTCTAGCGTCAGTCTACGTTGTAGTAAGAACACCTGAATGGACGTGTCGGGCTATAATTGTCGCGATCTGAACAGGAATGcattttttccagtttttaaaaaacccacaaactATAAATTCAATTGTGTCAATATTGCCGTCTCACACtcaaaaacagaagaggaatTCACAAGAGGCGATGGTCACTTTCTACAGGATCAAACAGCATCATGCCACAACTATGGATGAAGGTGAAgcgagacggagagagagagagagagagagagagagagagagagagagagagagagagagagagagagagagagagagagatataaacagatgaataaacaaacactcactcattattttatcatcttttcACAACTCATTCACTCAGTGTCTTTGATTCTTCGAGGCTCGAACGTTGTTTGTCATCTTCTGGTGTCCAATCcgcagtctgtgtgtgtgtgtgttattttttttttttcttttccttgggTTTAAAATGGAGGAGGGGGGTCTGCAAAATGGAGAACACACTTGACGAACCCTAGAAGCCCCTGCTGAGATGTGACGTTTGATTTGGTGTTCACACGagtttatttttatctgcagATACCGTCTGTCTGCGAGGGTGCTTCTCTCACCTGGTGTGCTTATCTTTTAGCAGGAATATGTTCTCACGGACCCCGACTCCCCCCTTGGACCAGTGTTtactgaaagagagaaacaggcGATTAGTAAATATTCTCTATGTTATGTGTCGGTCTCTGACGAACACTGGAAAGAAttaagcaaattaaaaaaagaaaaaaggggatCGGTTGAGTTTGACTCAAGATATTTTGCTGGCCTAGTTCTCAAATTATAACAAAATGATCTCTAAAGCTCACTAATTATCTCAGTTGATTGATCCATACAAaccaaaatgttaaaataacatGTTGTGATTTTACAGCTTTTACAGGAAAGAGGTGGTTAGCCTGGCACTGTCCAAAGTTAACAACATCAGTGTCGCGACtgattttgatcattttcagTTTAAGTGCTCAGTAAAACTAACGGACTGCTGGTGGTACTACAGACAAGATATTGATTGTCTGCAAGAAGAAGCATGTTATTTACAAAAAAGTCTAATTCTTTCTTTAAATTACATtgtatattattaaaataaaccttGATTGTAAAGGATTGGGTAAATGTAGTGGCACAGATAAATGTACTGTCCATCCTTGCTGTCACCCTGGTTCCTTTAACTGACTGTTTATATCTGACTCATTTAATTTGACTGTTACTTAAGCCGGGTTACTCAAAGCACCACTTAACAAAGTCTGTTGCCGAGATGACATAATCTGACTTTGAGATTTCACAGCAGAGAGATTTCCTGTATTTCTTCATATcaaacagatcatcttctgaGTGAGGTTCAAGGTGTCCAACAAGTCCGGGGATGCAGATAAACAAGATAACATTGCTGAATCCCGTCCCACGAGGAATAAACAATCACACGACACAATCACAAAGTTTAAATCTTGAAAAGCTGGATTTACAACCTGGAAGGTGGGacatgaaaaacacttttttggaAAAAATGGTCATCAGTACTGTGAATGACATGTAATTTGAACTAAATGTGCCATCACGGTTAATTAAAGAGGAATAGAATCCCCATTGCTTTGTGCAAAAGGCCCAAGTGACGGATTCTTTCTCTAAAATGCTGCCTGATCAGCTGCAGGACATTGTTTTCCCATTCCTGTTTAAATTTCGAGGCCTGATTTCCATGCTACACCCTGATGTCAGCTCTTTAAAGTTCAATCATGAAACACTTTTTACCATGTTAGAGGTTTGGCTATAGTtcacttgtggcccagatctggccAACAGGAGTGGACCATCATTCAATGTAGCGTATGTTGGCCAGATGTGTTGGATGTGGAATGGAGGCCAAATCAAAACAGTATTGCTATATCAATACTTTCGGTTGCTTTTCCTCTACTGACTCTTTCAACTTGTGTGGAGAGAAAATCAGGTTAAAGTCCCACAAATGTGCACGCGGCACCATCTTCTGCTGTTTCTGTGCCACGGATTGTCGTCCGTGCTGCGACTCCTCACCTTCACTCTGCACTTTTCTCAGGGTGACAGAGGGAGTGGAGATGGCGGAGGCACGGAAGTTGGCAGGTAACGTTTCTGAGGAGTCGGAGGTCACGCCGCGGAGGTCCTTCTCCCGGAACATCTTTCTCCACGATGGCGACCGTGTAAAGGTTTTTGTGCCGTCCTGTTGagacaattaaataaaatcaggGATTTACAGGAGCAGTGTTCTGTTCAGGGTCTTATTCATTATGCACTGGGGAGGTCTAACAAAGGAGTATTTGGCAAAGTAGTATTTGTTGTGGTAAAATACCGCAGTTGCACAGTTTTTAGGCGTACTAAGCAATTAGCACTggtgtaaacacagctgaaccACTTTGGCTTACCAACAATTTCCCAGCAGTGCATGAACTGATGCCATAAGGGCGTCTCTttaagaggaggagagatacTTCAGTCTCCTATTTCGGTGGAAATGAGAAGGATCCTATcatgacaaacatttaacaaacgTTGAACcaattttaaatagttttagtCAACAGACGCCTCCTACCTCATCTGGCCTCCTCTCTGTTCCCATTAAGATCAGAGTGTTGTACTCCTTCTCGAGGAGCTGCCTTGCCTGCAAGAGATTGACAAAGCGGATTTCAAGATCATAATTAAGATAATTTAGGAGTTGAAGATTAGGATTATTTGAGCGATTTCCTTTATTGAGCTTCTACAAGTTGTGAGTGAAGGTGCCGCGGAGTACCTGCGTGTTCTGATTGGgcatctgcaggaggagggcCAAGTCGGTGTAGTCGAAGGTGTCGTCTAGCGCCAGGAGGGCCCCGTGCACGCCGCTTTCCAATAGGTTGTCCGCAAACTCCTTCAGCCCAATTGACTGCACCCAGCACATCACGCGCTCATTGGACCATACCATCACATCTGTGGAGAAGCACCACAGAAAGTTCAGTTTCAGAAATAGATGTATTCTCTGTATGTCACGTCTGGAGAGGAGACTTGCCCATCGCCCGCAGGGCTAACCTTGATTCTGATGTTGGCTGtcgtccctcctcctctccagctccttcctgtCATAGTTCAAGCGCTTCAAGCACATGATACCATAGTGAAGACTCACCCTGTAAGGGAGTGTGACACATTGCTTTAGTTTCTCATCACAGCTGGTGTATACTGAAGAAATATAGTCCATTATTCTCTCTTTCAGACCTGTGGAAACTGTCCACCATTTTCAGCTGACCCCTCAGCTCCTTCTTGGTGAGATGATCCAGCATGCGGGCATCCACCAGGGACTCCATGAAGTAGGAGCGGTACTGGGGGAGACCCAGGCTTGGCAGCCACTCGTTTCCCACCCACTCGTGGTTCATGTCTCCGTAGGCCAGGATctggaggatggaggggaggatGCAGATAAAGTGAAGTCAGTCACACTCTGGAATGTAACTGAAAATGGTCTGTGTAACAACATAGGAGTAAGAGTGTCActctttatttcatttgtatgCCGCAGTTGGGTCGGCAAGGGTCATGAAAAACATCTCTCTGCTGTGACATTACAGGTGAAAGGAAACATGGGAGTTGTAGGCTGAAATTCCAAAGATAACTACTTATAGTACAAACCATTTACAAAGGGTTTATGAGCTGTAAgtaattctttttttgtttgaaattttGATTTGCTAATGCTTAAAAAATCAGCTATAAGCTGTTGGGAAACTTGTGGGGAAAATCCCCCATGAGTATCAAAAAGACCTGGCCTCAAACtcagttttaaataaacacagttcATGATTACTCTCAAGTTTTCCATTCAACTCTCCTCTTGTGATTCTCCTCTTGCTGGTACCAGAGCACTCCTGGTTTTCATCACACCCATCTGATGAGTTTAGATGTTAGCACAGCTCTCCCCTCCactgacaggaaacagactCCGCTGTTCaaccaaataataaataacagctTACAGGAGGAACAACGGAGTGGCACGTCCACACAAATTGTGAGTTTGTGTTAGGGTCAGGGAGATTGTGCAACCTCACGTCAGTTTGTCTGGCATTAATAGTTCGAATAGCTCAGTGTATCATGTTTGTGGATTTGAAGTCATAAAACATACTAACACGTTTATATATCTTATAggtgtatttttgtattttaatatttattgacagcaacagaaataaagaaagacacGGGGAACTACGGATTTCATTACATTGCATTGCAGTcttctgtagtttttatatttcactcaCCTGGTCCCAGCTGAActctttctgctccttgtgtttCGGGAAGAGAtggaatgaaagagaaaagggacAGAGAGTTGCAAAGAGCGGGAAACATCAGGaggggcagtgtgtgtgtgtgtgtgtgtgtgtgtgtgtgtgtgtgtgtgtgtgtgtgtgtgtg includes these proteins:
- the fgf21 gene encoding fibroblast growth factor 21 — protein: MQIRDIDATMLLLHYADFCHPLFLRVSDNHRRGMYLQMTQDGRVSGSEVQTFYSVLQLKSIRPGHVVIKGLSSSLFLCVDSGGRLRGQMHHTEADCTFHELLLADGYTRFLSSHHGFPVSLASKRSQGQHAVPFTRFLPLTNTLTRESESERPPNSQSRFNMDADDLLGMGLNSMVSPQFSVDN